A genomic region of Arachis hypogaea cultivar Tifrunner chromosome 5, arahy.Tifrunner.gnm2.J5K5, whole genome shotgun sequence contains the following coding sequences:
- the LOC112800561 gene encoding protein IN CHLOROPLAST ATPASE BIOGENESIS, chloroplastic isoform X4, with protein MKIGGGVLYGGPPHGSVLPLLFSNRPSSLRFTTAVAASSSSTSHVVAEHSSFVKDVAATHPPQHLSQLLSILKTRGESIISPGAKKGLIPLAIPLSKNSSGTVTALLRWPTAPPEMEMPVVEVNKYGVWLLAKSVNQFIHRILVEEDAKNSQDRNDELFHASADAGEKLYRKGDFAESKASSLDVYLLKKVGLFPDILERKVMRHFEEGDHVSALVTGEFYTKKEHFPGFARPFVFNAEVLLRVGRNAEAKDAARGALKSPWWTLGCKYRDVANIAQWEDEQIEYVKEKVTEEGRQGDIKKGKAPAQVVLDEAAFLLDLASVDGTWDDYLERIAQCYDEAGLNDVAKFILYRD; from the exons ATGAAGATTGGTGGCGGTGTGTTGTACGGAGGACCTCCACATGGCAGCGTCCTGCCACTCCTTTTCAGTAACCGCCCATCCTCCCTCCGGTTCACCACCGctgttgctgcttcttcttcttctacttcccaTGTGGTCGCAGAGCACTCGTCTTTTGTTAAGGACGTAGCTGCAACTCACCCTCCTCAGCATCTCTCACAACTCTTATCTATCCTGAAAACCAGAG GTGAATCTATTATCTCTCCCGGTGCTAAGAAAGGATTAATCCCCCTTGCTATACCACTCTCAAAGAACAGCTCAG gtACTGTGACTGCGCTGTTGCGATGGCCCACGGCTCCACCCGA GATGGAAATGCCGGTGGTGGAAGTCAATAAGTATGGAGTGTGGCTGTTAGCTAAGAGTGTAA ACCAATTTATACACAGAATATTGGTTGAAGAAGATGCAAAGAACAGTCAGGACAGAAATGATGAACTGTTTCATGCCTCGGCGGATGCTGGGGAGAAACTTTACAGAAAGGGTGATTTTGCAGAGTCCAAAGCTTCTAGCCTAGATGTCTATCTGTTGAAAAAG GTTGGTCTATTTCCAGATATCTTAGAGCGCAAAGTGATGCGACATTTTGAGGAAGGGGATCAT GTTTCAGCTTTGGTAACGGGGGAATTTTATACGAAGAAGGAGCATTTTCCAGGATTTGCTCGGCCATTTGTGTTCAATGCTGAGGTTTTGTTGAG GGTTGGGCGTAATGCAGAAGCTAAAGATGCTGCCAGGGGAGCTCTGAAGTCGCCGTGGTGGACTCTGGGCTGCAAATATCGG GATGTTGCTAATATAGCACAATGGGAAGATGAACAAATTGAGTATGTCAAAGAGAAGGTCACAGAGGAGGGAAGGCAAGGAGATATTAAGAAGGGCAAGGCACCTGCACAG GTTGTACTGGATGAAGCTGCTTTCCTGTTGGATCTGGCTTCTGTGGATGGAACTTGGGATGACTATTTGGAGCGGATTGCCCAATGTTACGACGAAGCAGGACTCAATGATGTCGCAAAGTTTATACTCTACAGAGATTAA
- the LOC112800561 gene encoding protein IN CHLOROPLAST ATPASE BIOGENESIS, chloroplastic isoform X1, producing MKIGGGVLYGGPPHGSVLPLLFSNRPSSLRFTTAVAASSSSTSHVVAEHSSFVKDVAATHPPQHLSQLLSILKTRGESIISPGAKKGLIPLAIPLSKNSSGTVTALLRWPTAPPEMEMPVVEVNKYGVWLLAKSVDQFIHRILVEEDAKNSQDRNDELFHASADAGEKLYRKGDFAESKASSLDVYLLKKVGLFPDILERKVMRHFEEGDHVSALVTGEFYTKKEHFPGFARPFVFNAEVLLRVGRNAEAKDAARGALKSPWWTLGCKYRHNGKMNKLSMSKRRSQRREGKEILRRARHLHRLYWMKLLSCWIWLLWMELGMTIWSGLPNVTTKQDSMMSQSLYSTEINIPTDLLPRAGCSCLPFQQFQHFI from the exons ATGAAGATTGGTGGCGGTGTGTTGTACGGAGGACCTCCACATGGCAGCGTCCTGCCACTCCTTTTCAGTAACCGCCCATCCTCCCTCCGGTTCACCACCGctgttgctgcttcttcttcttctacttcccaTGTGGTCGCAGAGCACTCGTCTTTTGTTAAGGACGTAGCTGCAACTCACCCTCCTCAGCATCTCTCACAACTCTTATCTATCCTGAAAACCAGAG GTGAATCTATTATCTCTCCCGGTGCTAAGAAAGGATTAATCCCCCTTGCTATACCACTCTCAAAGAACAGCTCAG gtACTGTGACTGCGCTGTTGCGATGGCCCACGGCTCCACCCGA GATGGAAATGCCGGTGGTGGAAGTCAATAAGTATGGAGTGTGGCTGTTAGCTAAGAGT GTAGACCAATTTATACACAGAATATTGGTTGAAGAAGATGCAAAGAACAGTCAGGACAGAAATGATGAACTGTTTCATGCCTCGGCGGATGCTGGGGAGAAACTTTACAGAAAGGGTGATTTTGCAGAGTCCAAAGCTTCTAGCCTAGATGTCTATCTGTTGAAAAAG GTTGGTCTATTTCCAGATATCTTAGAGCGCAAAGTGATGCGACATTTTGAGGAAGGGGATCAT GTTTCAGCTTTGGTAACGGGGGAATTTTATACGAAGAAGGAGCATTTTCCAGGATTTGCTCGGCCATTTGTGTTCAATGCTGAGGTTTTGTTGAG GGTTGGGCGTAATGCAGAAGCTAAAGATGCTGCCAGGGGAGCTCTGAAGTCGCCGTGGTGGACTCTGGGCTGCAAATATCGG CACAATGGGAAGATGAACAAATTGAGTATGTCAAAGAGAAGGTCACAGAGGAGGGAAGGCAAGGAGATATTAAGAAGGGCAAGGCACCTGCACAG GTTGTACTGGATGAAGCTGCTTTCCTGTTGGATCTGGCTTCTGTGGATGGAACTTGGGATGACTATTTGGAGCGGATTGCCCAATGTTACGACGAAGCAGGACTCAATGATGTCGCAAAGTTTATACTCTACAGAGATTAATATTCCTACAGATTTGCTCCCACGCGCTGGCTGCAGTTGCTTGCCATTTCAGCAATTCCAACACTTCATTTGA
- the LOC112800561 gene encoding protein IN CHLOROPLAST ATPASE BIOGENESIS, chloroplastic isoform X3, whose product MKIGGGVLYGGPPHGSVLPLLFSNRPSSLRFTTAVAASSSSTSHVVAEHSSFVKDVAATHPPQHLSQLLSILKTRGESIISPGAKKGLIPLAIPLSKNSSGTVTALLRWPTAPPEMEMPVVEVNKYGVWLLAKSVDQFIHRILVEEDAKNSQDRNDELFHASADAGEKLYRKGDFAESKASSLDVYLLKKVGLFPDILERKVMRHFEEGDHVSALVTGEFYTKKEHFPGFARPFVFNAEVLLRVGRNAEAKDAARGALKSPWWTLGCKYRDVANIAQWEDEQIEYVKEKVTEEGRQGDIKKGKAPAQVVLDEAAFLLDLASVDGTWDDYLERIAQCYDEAGLNDVAKFILYRD is encoded by the exons ATGAAGATTGGTGGCGGTGTGTTGTACGGAGGACCTCCACATGGCAGCGTCCTGCCACTCCTTTTCAGTAACCGCCCATCCTCCCTCCGGTTCACCACCGctgttgctgcttcttcttcttctacttcccaTGTGGTCGCAGAGCACTCGTCTTTTGTTAAGGACGTAGCTGCAACTCACCCTCCTCAGCATCTCTCACAACTCTTATCTATCCTGAAAACCAGAG GTGAATCTATTATCTCTCCCGGTGCTAAGAAAGGATTAATCCCCCTTGCTATACCACTCTCAAAGAACAGCTCAG gtACTGTGACTGCGCTGTTGCGATGGCCCACGGCTCCACCCGA GATGGAAATGCCGGTGGTGGAAGTCAATAAGTATGGAGTGTGGCTGTTAGCTAAGAGT GTAGACCAATTTATACACAGAATATTGGTTGAAGAAGATGCAAAGAACAGTCAGGACAGAAATGATGAACTGTTTCATGCCTCGGCGGATGCTGGGGAGAAACTTTACAGAAAGGGTGATTTTGCAGAGTCCAAAGCTTCTAGCCTAGATGTCTATCTGTTGAAAAAG GTTGGTCTATTTCCAGATATCTTAGAGCGCAAAGTGATGCGACATTTTGAGGAAGGGGATCAT GTTTCAGCTTTGGTAACGGGGGAATTTTATACGAAGAAGGAGCATTTTCCAGGATTTGCTCGGCCATTTGTGTTCAATGCTGAGGTTTTGTTGAG GGTTGGGCGTAATGCAGAAGCTAAAGATGCTGCCAGGGGAGCTCTGAAGTCGCCGTGGTGGACTCTGGGCTGCAAATATCGG GATGTTGCTAATATAGCACAATGGGAAGATGAACAAATTGAGTATGTCAAAGAGAAGGTCACAGAGGAGGGAAGGCAAGGAGATATTAAGAAGGGCAAGGCACCTGCACAG GTTGTACTGGATGAAGCTGCTTTCCTGTTGGATCTGGCTTCTGTGGATGGAACTTGGGATGACTATTTGGAGCGGATTGCCCAATGTTACGACGAAGCAGGACTCAATGATGTCGCAAAGTTTATACTCTACAGAGATTAA
- the LOC112800560 gene encoding filament-like plant protein 7 isoform X2, with protein MDHKSWLWRKKSSEKAATDKANNTSKENEEVQALLAEKEELEKDLKRLNDKLASTISDNKLRDEQVKKQTKIAQEAVTGWEKAEAEMVSMKQYLEESMQQQIVYEERVSHLDGALKECMQQLRFVREEQEQRIQDAVMKVSKEFEQARLILEEQLSETTEELARSAVENAHLNKSILAKENLIEDLKRQLTQAEADHNGLMIKLEFAEKDNTSLKYEVRVLGKELEIRNEEIEFNRRTADASHKQHLESARKIAKLESECQRLRLLVRKRLPGPAALAKMKNEVEMLGWESLDMKKKMVNSSYVIESSTDNPLESTNRRITTLTEQLHAVQEENKTLKESLNRKASELQFSRSMLARTASKLLQLESQIEEFSKGQVALEQPRSILASHEFSLASMSDVSSDDKVSCAESWPSALVSELEILRCAKQKELLSCRSVGSSDINLMDDFIEMEKLAVISVEKASERSHASLEADNGIKDLSEIGPDENISEVVGKEIIPVSDHTADFATSNHETCSGDIFEGNIPGWLHHVVKMILERNFVTHKTVDDITEDIKVALGCLNNSDQCEFHSSKTRGHFETTDKPQSSLVPQSGEVNVAEISSIKSRKQETGTDLSKSISKIVELIEGISMPAEAYDDSNPLCRRDGSSDNNLETTTDYMVRVLQWKTSELNNVLQRFLHLCYELLNGKADTENFVAELTTTLDWIMNHCFSLQDVSSIRDAVKKQFDWDETRSENEAEIRMTSHFPEVDKLHLPKQQLSCVPLLTNSDGHDYQTKAMKNDHKEEFKSVNEVNCEAEKEVLESSLQTAARRTEPIMNQLQESEKTIASLRLELQNLKESNKALEGQIQNETSISADVSFQFTEAELKEAHHKVLALEVELENKNHHCEELEARCIELQLQLESMTKECSKDDILQKDKPLQSDWEITAATEKLAECQETILNLGKQLKALASPNDASFFDNVTAVEHNTTTSIITVPPKGIKVKSRSSLLDQMLADNDTKLKVDKASDRSSSMTDFVQPLEKILVLNGLKGQDESSSVNSLAIVRAKKSGGRSLWKKLLGRKKKAKKKAHFLFNT; from the exons ATGGATCACAAGTCTTGGCTTTGGAGGAAAAAGTCCTCGGAAAAGGCAGCAACTGACAAAGCAAATAACACTTCAAAAGAAAACGAGGAG GTACAGGCACTTCTAGCAGAAAAAGAagaattggaaaaagatttgaaaagattgaaTGATAAGCTTGCTTCTACAATTTCCGACAACAAGTTGAGAGATGAGCAGgtgaagaaacaaacaaaaattgcACAAGAAGCAGTGACAG GATGGGAGAAGGCAGAAGCCGAAATGGTGTCTATGAAGCAATATCTTGAAGAATCAATGCAGCAGCAAATAGTTTATGAAGAAAGAGTGAGCCATCTGGATGGTGCTCTCAAGGAATGTATGCAACAGTTGCGATTTGTTAGAGAAGAACAAGAGCAACGAATTCAAGATGCTGTCATGAAGGTTTCAAAAGAATTTGAACAAGCACGCTTAATTTTGGAGGAGCAGCTATCAGAGACCACTGAAGAGCTTGCTAGATCAGCCGTTGAAAATGCTCATCTTAATAAATCTATTCTTGCAAAAGAAAATTTGATTGAAGATCTGAAAAGACAATTGACTCAGGCAGAGGCAGATCATAATGGACTGATGATTAAGTTGGAGTTTGCCGAGAAAGACAACACATCTCTAAAGTATGAGGTTCGAGTGCTTGGCAAGGAACTTGAGATCCGAAATGAGGAGATTGAATTTAATCGCAGAACAGCTGATGCTTCTCATAAGCAGCACCTAGAGAGTGCCAGAAAAATTGCCAAGTTAGAATCAGAATGTCAGAGATTGCGTCTTTTGGTTCGAAAACGGTTACCAGGTCCGGCAGCCTTGGCGAAAATGAAGAATGAAGTTGAAATGTTGGGATGGGAATCACTTGATATGAAGAAGAAAATGGTGAACTCATCCTATGTAATTGAATCTTCAACGGACAATCCCCTTGAGAGTACCAATAGAAGAATCACTACCTTAACTGAGCAACTACATGCTGTGCAAGAAGAAAACAAGACTTTGAAAGAGTCCCTTAATAGGAAAGCCAGTGAACTCCAATTCTCAAGATCAATGCTTGCCCGCACCGCCTCAAAACTATTGCAACTTGAGTCACAGATCGAAGAATTCTCCAAAGGTCAAGTAGCATTGGAGCAGCCTAGAAGTATTCTTGCATCACACGAGTTCTCTTTGGCATCAATGTCTGACGTTAGCAGTGATGATAAGGTTAGCTGTGCTGAGTCTTGGCCTTCTGCATTGGTCTCAGAGTTGGAGATCCTCAGATGTGCAAAACAGAAGGAACTATTGTCATGCAGAAGTGTTGGAAGCTCAGACATAAACCTTATGGATGACTTCATTGAAATGGAAAAATTAGCAGTTATCTCTGTTGAAAAAGCCTCTGAACGTTCTCATGCTTCTTTAGAAGCAGATAATGGAATAAAGGATCTCTCAGAGATTGGACCAGATGAAAATATCTCTGAAGTAGTTGGTAAGGAGATCATTCCGGTGTCTGATCATACGGCTGACTTTGCAACATCAAACCATGAAACCTGTTCCGGTGACATTTTCGAGGGTAACATTCCTGGTTGGCTTCATCATGTTGTAAAAATGATCTTGGAGCGAAACTTCGTCACTCATAAGACCGTTGATGATATAACTGAGGACATCAAAGTTGCTTTGGGGTGTCTAAACAATTCAGACCAATGTGAGTTTCATTCAAGCAAAACCCGTGGTCATTTTGAAACAACAGATAAACCTCAAAGTTCTCTTGTACCCCAATCTGGTGAAGTAAATGTTGCTGAGATCTCATCAATAAAGAGTAGAAAACAAGAAACTGGGACTGATCTGAGTAAATCCATTAGCAAGATAGTTGAACTTATTGAAGGGATCAGCATGCCTGCTGAGGCTTATGATGATTCAAATCCCCTTTGTAGAAGAGATGGAAGTTCAGACAATAATCTAGAAACGACGACAGACTACATGGTCCGTGTTCTCCAGTGGAAAACATCTGAACTTAATAATGTCTTGCAGCGATTTCTCCATCTGTGTTATGAACTACTGAACGGCAAGGCTGATACTGAAAATTTTGTTGCAGAACTGACCACAACTTTGGATTGGATTATGAATCATTGCTTTTCTCTTCAGGATGTTTCTAGTATTAGGGATGCTGTTAAGAAACAATTTGACTGGGATGAGACACGAAGTGAAAATGAAGCTGAAATTAGGATGACAAGTCATTTTCCTGAAGTAGATAAGTTGCATCTTCCCAAACAACAGTTGTCATGTGTGCCACTGCTAACTAATTCCGATGGCCATGATTATCAGACCAAAGCGATGAAAAATGATCATAAGGAAGAGTTTAAAAGTGTTAATGAGGTCAATTGTGAAGCCGAAAAGGAAGTCTTGGAAAGTAGCCTTCAAACTGCTGCTAGGAGAACAGAACCCATAATGAATCAACTTCAGGAATCAGAGAAAACTATTGCTAGTTTGAGATTGGAGCTACAAAACCTGAAAGAATCCAATAAAGCACTTGAAGgtcaaattcaaaatgaaacatCGATAAGTGCGGATGTTAGTTTTCAGTTTACAGAAGCTGAATTAAAAGAGGCTCATCACAAGGTTTTGGCATTAGAAGTGGAACTAGAGAACAAGAACCATCATTGTGAAGAATTAGAGGCCAGATGTATTGAACTTCAGCTCCAGCTTGAAAG CATGACAAAGGAGTGCTCAAAAGATGACATTCTTCAGAAAGATAAACCACTACAAAGT GACTGGGAGATAACAGCTGCAACAGAAAAGTTAGCAGAGTGTCAAGAAACCATCCTTAACCTTGGGAAGCAGTTGAAGGCATTAGCTTCACCAAATGATGCATCCTTTTTTGACAATGTCACCGCCGTCGAGCATAACACAACCACAAGCATAATTACTGTCCCCCCAAAAGGCATAAAAGTGAAAAGTCGATCTTCTCTACTCGATCAGATGCTGGCTGACAATGACACCAAACTAAAGGTTGACAAAGCAAGTGACAGAAGCTCTAGCATGACAGATTTTGTACAGCCCCTAGAAAAGATTTTGGTTCTGAATGGACTTAAAGGTCAGGATGAGAGCTCCAGTGTTAACTCTTTGGCCATTGTTCGTGCTAAGAAATCAGGAGGTCGAAGCTTATGGAAGAAGCTATTAGGGAGGAAGAAGAAAGCCAAAAAGAAGGCACATTTTCTGTTTAACACATAA
- the LOC112800560 gene encoding filament-like plant protein 7 isoform X1 gives MDHKSWLWRKKSSEKAATDKANNTSKENEEVICLVENKKVQALLAEKEELEKDLKRLNDKLASTISDNKLRDEQVKKQTKIAQEAVTGWEKAEAEMVSMKQYLEESMQQQIVYEERVSHLDGALKECMQQLRFVREEQEQRIQDAVMKVSKEFEQARLILEEQLSETTEELARSAVENAHLNKSILAKENLIEDLKRQLTQAEADHNGLMIKLEFAEKDNTSLKYEVRVLGKELEIRNEEIEFNRRTADASHKQHLESARKIAKLESECQRLRLLVRKRLPGPAALAKMKNEVEMLGWESLDMKKKMVNSSYVIESSTDNPLESTNRRITTLTEQLHAVQEENKTLKESLNRKASELQFSRSMLARTASKLLQLESQIEEFSKGQVALEQPRSILASHEFSLASMSDVSSDDKVSCAESWPSALVSELEILRCAKQKELLSCRSVGSSDINLMDDFIEMEKLAVISVEKASERSHASLEADNGIKDLSEIGPDENISEVVGKEIIPVSDHTADFATSNHETCSGDIFEGNIPGWLHHVVKMILERNFVTHKTVDDITEDIKVALGCLNNSDQCEFHSSKTRGHFETTDKPQSSLVPQSGEVNVAEISSIKSRKQETGTDLSKSISKIVELIEGISMPAEAYDDSNPLCRRDGSSDNNLETTTDYMVRVLQWKTSELNNVLQRFLHLCYELLNGKADTENFVAELTTTLDWIMNHCFSLQDVSSIRDAVKKQFDWDETRSENEAEIRMTSHFPEVDKLHLPKQQLSCVPLLTNSDGHDYQTKAMKNDHKEEFKSVNEVNCEAEKEVLESSLQTAARRTEPIMNQLQESEKTIASLRLELQNLKESNKALEGQIQNETSISADVSFQFTEAELKEAHHKVLALEVELENKNHHCEELEARCIELQLQLESMTKECSKDDILQKDKPLQSDWEITAATEKLAECQETILNLGKQLKALASPNDASFFDNVTAVEHNTTTSIITVPPKGIKVKSRSSLLDQMLADNDTKLKVDKASDRSSSMTDFVQPLEKILVLNGLKGQDESSSVNSLAIVRAKKSGGRSLWKKLLGRKKKAKKKAHFLFNT, from the exons ATGGATCACAAGTCTTGGCTTTGGAGGAAAAAGTCCTCGGAAAAGGCAGCAACTGACAAAGCAAATAACACTTCAAAAGAAAACGAGGAGGTAATTTGTTTGGTTGAGAATAAAAAG GTACAGGCACTTCTAGCAGAAAAAGAagaattggaaaaagatttgaaaagattgaaTGATAAGCTTGCTTCTACAATTTCCGACAACAAGTTGAGAGATGAGCAGgtgaagaaacaaacaaaaattgcACAAGAAGCAGTGACAG GATGGGAGAAGGCAGAAGCCGAAATGGTGTCTATGAAGCAATATCTTGAAGAATCAATGCAGCAGCAAATAGTTTATGAAGAAAGAGTGAGCCATCTGGATGGTGCTCTCAAGGAATGTATGCAACAGTTGCGATTTGTTAGAGAAGAACAAGAGCAACGAATTCAAGATGCTGTCATGAAGGTTTCAAAAGAATTTGAACAAGCACGCTTAATTTTGGAGGAGCAGCTATCAGAGACCACTGAAGAGCTTGCTAGATCAGCCGTTGAAAATGCTCATCTTAATAAATCTATTCTTGCAAAAGAAAATTTGATTGAAGATCTGAAAAGACAATTGACTCAGGCAGAGGCAGATCATAATGGACTGATGATTAAGTTGGAGTTTGCCGAGAAAGACAACACATCTCTAAAGTATGAGGTTCGAGTGCTTGGCAAGGAACTTGAGATCCGAAATGAGGAGATTGAATTTAATCGCAGAACAGCTGATGCTTCTCATAAGCAGCACCTAGAGAGTGCCAGAAAAATTGCCAAGTTAGAATCAGAATGTCAGAGATTGCGTCTTTTGGTTCGAAAACGGTTACCAGGTCCGGCAGCCTTGGCGAAAATGAAGAATGAAGTTGAAATGTTGGGATGGGAATCACTTGATATGAAGAAGAAAATGGTGAACTCATCCTATGTAATTGAATCTTCAACGGACAATCCCCTTGAGAGTACCAATAGAAGAATCACTACCTTAACTGAGCAACTACATGCTGTGCAAGAAGAAAACAAGACTTTGAAAGAGTCCCTTAATAGGAAAGCCAGTGAACTCCAATTCTCAAGATCAATGCTTGCCCGCACCGCCTCAAAACTATTGCAACTTGAGTCACAGATCGAAGAATTCTCCAAAGGTCAAGTAGCATTGGAGCAGCCTAGAAGTATTCTTGCATCACACGAGTTCTCTTTGGCATCAATGTCTGACGTTAGCAGTGATGATAAGGTTAGCTGTGCTGAGTCTTGGCCTTCTGCATTGGTCTCAGAGTTGGAGATCCTCAGATGTGCAAAACAGAAGGAACTATTGTCATGCAGAAGTGTTGGAAGCTCAGACATAAACCTTATGGATGACTTCATTGAAATGGAAAAATTAGCAGTTATCTCTGTTGAAAAAGCCTCTGAACGTTCTCATGCTTCTTTAGAAGCAGATAATGGAATAAAGGATCTCTCAGAGATTGGACCAGATGAAAATATCTCTGAAGTAGTTGGTAAGGAGATCATTCCGGTGTCTGATCATACGGCTGACTTTGCAACATCAAACCATGAAACCTGTTCCGGTGACATTTTCGAGGGTAACATTCCTGGTTGGCTTCATCATGTTGTAAAAATGATCTTGGAGCGAAACTTCGTCACTCATAAGACCGTTGATGATATAACTGAGGACATCAAAGTTGCTTTGGGGTGTCTAAACAATTCAGACCAATGTGAGTTTCATTCAAGCAAAACCCGTGGTCATTTTGAAACAACAGATAAACCTCAAAGTTCTCTTGTACCCCAATCTGGTGAAGTAAATGTTGCTGAGATCTCATCAATAAAGAGTAGAAAACAAGAAACTGGGACTGATCTGAGTAAATCCATTAGCAAGATAGTTGAACTTATTGAAGGGATCAGCATGCCTGCTGAGGCTTATGATGATTCAAATCCCCTTTGTAGAAGAGATGGAAGTTCAGACAATAATCTAGAAACGACGACAGACTACATGGTCCGTGTTCTCCAGTGGAAAACATCTGAACTTAATAATGTCTTGCAGCGATTTCTCCATCTGTGTTATGAACTACTGAACGGCAAGGCTGATACTGAAAATTTTGTTGCAGAACTGACCACAACTTTGGATTGGATTATGAATCATTGCTTTTCTCTTCAGGATGTTTCTAGTATTAGGGATGCTGTTAAGAAACAATTTGACTGGGATGAGACACGAAGTGAAAATGAAGCTGAAATTAGGATGACAAGTCATTTTCCTGAAGTAGATAAGTTGCATCTTCCCAAACAACAGTTGTCATGTGTGCCACTGCTAACTAATTCCGATGGCCATGATTATCAGACCAAAGCGATGAAAAATGATCATAAGGAAGAGTTTAAAAGTGTTAATGAGGTCAATTGTGAAGCCGAAAAGGAAGTCTTGGAAAGTAGCCTTCAAACTGCTGCTAGGAGAACAGAACCCATAATGAATCAACTTCAGGAATCAGAGAAAACTATTGCTAGTTTGAGATTGGAGCTACAAAACCTGAAAGAATCCAATAAAGCACTTGAAGgtcaaattcaaaatgaaacatCGATAAGTGCGGATGTTAGTTTTCAGTTTACAGAAGCTGAATTAAAAGAGGCTCATCACAAGGTTTTGGCATTAGAAGTGGAACTAGAGAACAAGAACCATCATTGTGAAGAATTAGAGGCCAGATGTATTGAACTTCAGCTCCAGCTTGAAAG CATGACAAAGGAGTGCTCAAAAGATGACATTCTTCAGAAAGATAAACCACTACAAAGT GACTGGGAGATAACAGCTGCAACAGAAAAGTTAGCAGAGTGTCAAGAAACCATCCTTAACCTTGGGAAGCAGTTGAAGGCATTAGCTTCACCAAATGATGCATCCTTTTTTGACAATGTCACCGCCGTCGAGCATAACACAACCACAAGCATAATTACTGTCCCCCCAAAAGGCATAAAAGTGAAAAGTCGATCTTCTCTACTCGATCAGATGCTGGCTGACAATGACACCAAACTAAAGGTTGACAAAGCAAGTGACAGAAGCTCTAGCATGACAGATTTTGTACAGCCCCTAGAAAAGATTTTGGTTCTGAATGGACTTAAAGGTCAGGATGAGAGCTCCAGTGTTAACTCTTTGGCCATTGTTCGTGCTAAGAAATCAGGAGGTCGAAGCTTATGGAAGAAGCTATTAGGGAGGAAGAAGAAAGCCAAAAAGAAGGCACATTTTCTGTTTAACACATAA
- the LOC112800561 gene encoding protein IN CHLOROPLAST ATPASE BIOGENESIS, chloroplastic isoform X2, with translation MKIGGGVLYGGPPHGSVLPLLFSNRPSSLRFTTAVAASSSSTSHVVAEHSSFVKDVAATHPPQHLSQLLSILKTRGESIISPGAKKGLIPLAIPLSKNSSGTVTALLRWPTAPPEMEMPVVEVNKYGVWLLAKSVNQFIHRILVEEDAKNSQDRNDELFHASADAGEKLYRKGDFAESKASSLDVYLLKKVGLFPDILERKVMRHFEEGDHVSALVTGEFYTKKEHFPGFARPFVFNAEVLLRVGRNAEAKDAARGALKSPWWTLGCKYRHNGKMNKLSMSKRRSQRREGKEILRRARHLHRLYWMKLLSCWIWLLWMELGMTIWSGLPNVTTKQDSMMSQSLYSTEINIPTDLLPRAGCSCLPFQQFQHFI, from the exons ATGAAGATTGGTGGCGGTGTGTTGTACGGAGGACCTCCACATGGCAGCGTCCTGCCACTCCTTTTCAGTAACCGCCCATCCTCCCTCCGGTTCACCACCGctgttgctgcttcttcttcttctacttcccaTGTGGTCGCAGAGCACTCGTCTTTTGTTAAGGACGTAGCTGCAACTCACCCTCCTCAGCATCTCTCACAACTCTTATCTATCCTGAAAACCAGAG GTGAATCTATTATCTCTCCCGGTGCTAAGAAAGGATTAATCCCCCTTGCTATACCACTCTCAAAGAACAGCTCAG gtACTGTGACTGCGCTGTTGCGATGGCCCACGGCTCCACCCGA GATGGAAATGCCGGTGGTGGAAGTCAATAAGTATGGAGTGTGGCTGTTAGCTAAGAGTGTAA ACCAATTTATACACAGAATATTGGTTGAAGAAGATGCAAAGAACAGTCAGGACAGAAATGATGAACTGTTTCATGCCTCGGCGGATGCTGGGGAGAAACTTTACAGAAAGGGTGATTTTGCAGAGTCCAAAGCTTCTAGCCTAGATGTCTATCTGTTGAAAAAG GTTGGTCTATTTCCAGATATCTTAGAGCGCAAAGTGATGCGACATTTTGAGGAAGGGGATCAT GTTTCAGCTTTGGTAACGGGGGAATTTTATACGAAGAAGGAGCATTTTCCAGGATTTGCTCGGCCATTTGTGTTCAATGCTGAGGTTTTGTTGAG GGTTGGGCGTAATGCAGAAGCTAAAGATGCTGCCAGGGGAGCTCTGAAGTCGCCGTGGTGGACTCTGGGCTGCAAATATCGG CACAATGGGAAGATGAACAAATTGAGTATGTCAAAGAGAAGGTCACAGAGGAGGGAAGGCAAGGAGATATTAAGAAGGGCAAGGCACCTGCACAG GTTGTACTGGATGAAGCTGCTTTCCTGTTGGATCTGGCTTCTGTGGATGGAACTTGGGATGACTATTTGGAGCGGATTGCCCAATGTTACGACGAAGCAGGACTCAATGATGTCGCAAAGTTTATACTCTACAGAGATTAATATTCCTACAGATTTGCTCCCACGCGCTGGCTGCAGTTGCTTGCCATTTCAGCAATTCCAACACTTCATTTGA